One Sodalinema gerasimenkoae IPPAS B-353 DNA segment encodes these proteins:
- a CDS encoding translocation/assembly module TamB domain-containing protein: MVNPSPQPEPNSSSGQHRRLKRRLILGGTVLVVGVVGYRVSLNWLRSQLPGWVEAQVVPILNRPLELGPVQRLSLRGIELGGLYLPPSEGNPNSLHVQQIQVGYDLLALLRGELPVNVTLTEPRLIAQQAEDGTWVTLDLNLPERTDEEFPLEIPLNLILEGGSLELTPQGSSDPWTLAVEGRTELSQSFDNAYYDLAVTLPQGTVQLRGNTRLNSLETRVNTRLQEVELGQFSALLPPELGDRLDLVSGRLNGNLTLEVPPLITPEGDLEIQIPQIQGPLSLDNFVAQVPALRQPLTAEANIRFQGDRLQLDRLTAATGTLQLQGQGQLSQDSGYNLSFSADNIALERLSTLLNDPLLAPLDDIGLMGVIQGQAQLLGDLNDPQLTLNVSNTTPLIVAQTVISQLRANLSANLDRVVLNGFRLSPGLGGSVLARGNAEISQWTAPLLEQLPEGLLEDRPQRTPRSNLNLDVRVDLPSDALVAPYLDLPTPLRLGQLLAQVDLGGTLDNPQASLTWTTPDLFVPQLGAVSSQGEASFANGRLRLQRADLIAAEGQITATGLADFLEQTWQADLLSTPLNLTPFLAVPAELSQFTAQVSGRFDDLSPEGIIRGIDGTADLGITLADGQGSVQGLLQGGEIRLEAIASGLSAQGLNLALPLAVRLERGQAQVQTSLEGLLAAAMNRDFAGIAVQAEGALAIAEGTAQVRTQVRDGQVDSDFNVANIALNPYVPNLPATVALINGEGQGTLSLANILQVLEQGDLSQLDPQGTTQANLALNQGSGTLSAQVAGGQWQLRTETQVPVDDALVQELIGDRIVSSPRFPATLLASSYLSGPLTPLLQLGMVPIPATLHELTANLDGDLLRARGETVLTNLRERPDLQTDLEIDANYDSDRLPLTLLLADVAVGENLESPSAVNVRGRVDFRGRFQGQNLLSNPFGAGNLNLAGSVQLNDFGVNEIQFEPRMQGTVFASTGDRVALDVRGERPLGDRLAIALGACQEARCLAPYLPQGFEIRKTDGEVVEFLARGERQGDRFQVGLDSFELSLLNVLPGEPFGIRDPISGQVTGGIVANLFTLETQGQVAVANPALGYLRGEAIAAEFGYDGQQAQIRNGMLQFQETRLVLNGGTELDLLAILQGRLPLNAWQEAPVWGRLTVDEAEVGDLLTTVAWYELDDLLRRGIASPSLDPQDLTVRGVGIPQRSLPEQLALFNRIREQVRQRIRQPDEPQPPQVVEIEGTYTAQVDLGGTLGNPNLIAELTAENWRWYPQPQLPAAFDLPIPTARPSLRLDALNLRARLEDQVLTVEEASLLAEGGQASLVGTVSPERLEGGVTVRDLPLSLLQQFVALPVDVAGEVNLQGTFGGSLQQPRLAGEVAIANPVLNTRPLDPFLGNFSYDNQQFEFATVAPDWSRLQVSVPFPFTDLPPEGAIAQAQVALDTPAFELLEAITDGEVVWLGGEGMVELSASLDLLALTSGEIQRILNSVVAEGAIALDQVRVAAAALPEAETQVDGVIRFNQEAIVVDELLAQVAEGEFRLAGVLPLLTPDPEIERPLTLTVDQGAIALDGLYNGQLDGQITLTGTALTPVISGGVEVSRGRVLVPTREFAGKQPTPNPSQGQPTPNPSQEGSVAVTTPGTSPLITPVLDRFRIVLGERLNIVNPIPSFNVRVTGDLLVSGVVDGNLENLRPQGVISVERGQLDLLSNLFFITPGRPQTVEFIAEEGLLNPRLDLQMSTLVSEERRNPIADRDRDSNEVPDTTILPLRQSRQLLVNVTIQAMAQDLLNAILAESAEVVQVEGFQRNDALLETVQLSSVPSRSENELVSLLGGQVLTTIDEIAGLRGTEVFEYALLRFVLEPQLTGILVDIDRVANQAGDAIGLDRLSVFPIGQIEAIYELNDRSLLGLTYDYGLSGFLLQGGQTDGDTPGFSSIELRYELRF, translated from the coding sequence ATGGTGAATCCATCTCCTCAGCCCGAACCCAATTCTTCCTCGGGGCAACACCGTCGCCTCAAACGACGGTTAATTCTTGGGGGAACTGTCCTTGTTGTGGGGGTGGTGGGCTATCGTGTCTCTCTGAACTGGCTGCGATCGCAACTTCCGGGCTGGGTCGAGGCCCAAGTGGTCCCCATTCTCAATCGTCCTCTGGAACTCGGGCCGGTGCAACGGCTGTCTCTGAGGGGCATCGAACTGGGGGGACTCTATCTACCGCCGAGTGAGGGGAATCCCAATTCCCTGCATGTTCAGCAGATTCAGGTGGGTTATGATTTGCTGGCCCTCCTCAGGGGAGAATTACCCGTCAACGTCACCCTCACGGAACCGAGGCTGATCGCCCAACAAGCCGAAGATGGCACCTGGGTGACGTTAGATCTCAATCTTCCTGAACGGACCGATGAGGAGTTTCCCCTAGAGATTCCCCTGAATCTCATTTTAGAGGGGGGCAGCCTTGAACTCACCCCCCAGGGCAGTTCTGACCCTTGGACATTGGCCGTTGAGGGTCGCACGGAACTGAGTCAATCCTTTGACAATGCCTATTACGACTTAGCCGTGACCTTACCCCAGGGAACCGTTCAGCTGCGGGGCAATACTCGCCTCAATAGCCTGGAAACCCGAGTCAATACCCGGTTGCAGGAGGTGGAGTTGGGGCAGTTCTCCGCCCTGTTGCCCCCGGAATTGGGCGATCGCCTGGATCTCGTCAGTGGTCGTCTCAACGGAAATCTCACTCTGGAGGTTCCCCCCCTAATTACCCCTGAGGGAGACTTAGAGATTCAGATCCCACAGATTCAAGGACCCCTCAGCCTCGACAATTTCGTGGCCCAGGTTCCCGCATTGCGTCAACCCCTCACTGCTGAGGCGAACATCCGCTTTCAGGGCGATCGCCTACAACTCGATCGCCTCACCGCCGCCACCGGGACGCTACAACTCCAGGGACAAGGACAACTCAGCCAGGACTCCGGCTATAATCTCAGCTTCAGTGCCGACAATATTGCCCTAGAACGCCTCTCAACCCTACTCAATGACCCCCTCCTAGCGCCCCTAGATGATATCGGCTTAATGGGGGTTATTCAGGGGCAGGCGCAACTTCTCGGAGACCTCAACGACCCCCAATTGACCCTAAATGTCAGCAATACCACGCCGCTGATTGTTGCCCAAACGGTGATCTCCCAACTGCGGGCCAACCTCTCGGCCAACCTCGATCGCGTGGTTCTCAACGGCTTTCGTCTCAGTCCGGGCCTGGGGGGAAGCGTCCTGGCCCGGGGCAATGCCGAGATTTCCCAATGGACCGCTCCCCTCTTAGAGCAACTTCCTGAGGGTCTTCTTGAGGATCGCCCTCAACGGACTCCGAGGTCCAACCTCAACCTGGATGTACGAGTGGATCTCCCCAGTGATGCCCTCGTTGCCCCCTATCTGGACTTACCCACCCCCCTGCGTTTGGGGCAATTGCTGGCTCAGGTTGACCTGGGGGGAACCCTAGACAATCCTCAGGCCAGTCTAACCTGGACTACCCCCGACCTCTTCGTTCCCCAATTGGGAGCCGTCAGCAGTCAGGGAGAGGCGAGCTTTGCCAATGGCCGTCTCCGGTTGCAGAGAGCCGACCTCATCGCTGCGGAGGGACAGATCACCGCAACGGGACTGGCGGACTTCCTAGAGCAAACCTGGCAGGCGGATCTGCTGTCCACGCCGCTGAACCTCACCCCATTCTTGGCAGTCCCGGCGGAACTAAGCCAGTTCACGGCCCAAGTCTCCGGGCGATTTGATGATCTCTCCCCCGAGGGAATCATCCGAGGAATTGACGGAACCGCCGACCTGGGAATTACCCTGGCCGATGGACAGGGGTCAGTGCAAGGGCTATTGCAAGGGGGAGAGATTCGCCTTGAGGCGATCGCCTCGGGACTCTCCGCCCAGGGTCTAAATTTGGCCCTCCCCCTGGCGGTGAGATTGGAGAGGGGTCAGGCCCAGGTGCAAACCTCCCTGGAGGGATTGCTAGCCGCCGCCATGAACCGGGACTTTGCAGGAATTGCGGTGCAGGCCGAGGGAGCCTTAGCCATCGCCGAGGGAACGGCCCAGGTCAGGACTCAAGTCCGAGATGGACAGGTTGACAGCGATTTCAATGTCGCCAATATCGCCTTAAACCCCTATGTGCCCAATCTTCCGGCAACGGTGGCTCTGATTAATGGCGAGGGACAGGGGACTCTGTCTCTGGCCAATATCCTTCAAGTCTTAGAACAGGGAGACCTCAGCCAACTCGACCCCCAAGGGACCACCCAAGCGAACCTGGCTCTCAATCAGGGGTCAGGAACCCTCTCCGCTCAAGTGGCGGGGGGACAATGGCAACTGAGGACCGAGACTCAGGTTCCGGTGGATGATGCCTTGGTTCAGGAGTTGATTGGCGATCGCATCGTCAGTAGTCCCCGCTTCCCGGCAACGTTACTGGCCAGCAGCTATCTCTCGGGGCCGTTAACCCCTCTGTTGCAATTGGGGATGGTGCCAATTCCTGCCACCCTACATGAGTTGACGGCTAATCTCGATGGGGATTTATTGCGGGCCCGAGGGGAAACGGTCTTAACCAATCTTCGGGAACGCCCAGATTTACAAACGGATTTAGAGATTGATGCCAATTATGATTCAGACCGACTCCCGTTGACCCTGTTACTGGCGGATGTGGCTGTGGGGGAAAATTTGGAGAGTCCCAGTGCCGTTAATGTCCGGGGACGGGTGGATTTTAGGGGACGCTTTCAGGGCCAGAATTTGCTATCTAATCCCTTCGGGGCAGGAAATCTCAATTTGGCAGGGTCGGTTCAATTAAATGATTTTGGGGTGAATGAGATTCAGTTTGAGCCTCGGATGCAGGGGACGGTTTTTGCCAGTACGGGCGATCGCGTGGCTCTGGATGTGCGGGGGGAGCGGCCTCTGGGCGATCGCCTGGCCATTGCCTTAGGGGCCTGTCAGGAGGCGCGCTGTTTGGCTCCCTATTTGCCTCAAGGGTTCGAGATTCGTAAAACCGATGGGGAGGTGGTTGAGTTTTTGGCCCGAGGTGAGCGTCAGGGCGATCGCTTTCAGGTGGGATTAGACTCGTTTGAGTTGAGTCTCTTAAATGTGCTTCCGGGAGAACCCTTTGGCATTCGTGACCCCATTAGCGGTCAGGTGACGGGGGGGATTGTGGCCAATCTCTTTACCCTGGAGACTCAGGGCCAGGTGGCGGTGGCTAATCCGGCGTTGGGCTATCTTCGGGGGGAGGCGATCGCCGCTGAGTTTGGCTACGACGGACAACAGGCCCAGATTCGCAATGGGATGTTGCAATTCCAAGAGACTCGTCTGGTTCTCAATGGAGGGACGGAACTGGATCTGTTGGCAATTTTGCAGGGCCGTCTACCCCTGAATGCTTGGCAAGAGGCCCCAGTCTGGGGACGGCTGACGGTGGATGAGGCTGAGGTGGGCGATCTCCTGACAACGGTGGCTTGGTATGAACTCGATGACCTGTTACGTCGAGGGATTGCCAGCCCTAGTTTAGACCCGCAAGACCTGACGGTGAGGGGGGTGGGGATTCCGCAGCGATCGCTCCCCGAACAATTAGCTCTGTTTAACCGCATCCGCGAGCAGGTGAGACAACGGATTCGGCAACCGGATGAACCCCAACCGCCTCAAGTGGTGGAGATTGAGGGAACCTATACCGCTCAAGTGGATTTGGGGGGAACGCTGGGAAATCCCAATCTCATCGCGGAACTGACGGCTGAGAATTGGCGTTGGTATCCCCAACCTCAACTCCCTGCCGCCTTCGATCTCCCGATTCCGACGGCTCGACCCTCGCTGCGGTTGGATGCTCTCAATCTGCGGGCCCGGCTTGAGGATCAGGTGCTGACGGTGGAGGAGGCGAGTCTCTTGGCGGAAGGGGGCCAGGCTTCGTTGGTGGGGACGGTGTCTCCCGAGAGGCTAGAGGGTGGAGTGACGGTGAGGGATCTTCCGCTGAGTCTCTTGCAGCAGTTTGTCGCCTTACCGGTGGATGTGGCGGGAGAGGTGAATCTTCAGGGAACCTTTGGCGGCAGTCTGCAACAGCCGAGGTTGGCAGGGGAGGTGGCGATCGCCAACCCGGTTCTCAATACCCGTCCTCTCGACCCGTTTTTGGGCAATTTCAGCTATGACAATCAGCAGTTTGAGTTTGCCACCGTTGCCCCGGATTGGAGTCGGCTTCAGGTGAGTGTACCCTTTCCCTTCACAGATTTACCCCCCGAGGGGGCGATCGCCCAGGCCCAGGTAGCGTTGGATACTCCCGCTTTTGAGTTACTTGAGGCCATCACCGATGGTGAGGTGGTCTGGCTCGGGGGTGAAGGCATGGTAGAACTCTCGGCCAGTTTGGATCTGTTGGCGTTAACCTCCGGGGAGATTCAGCGAATTCTTAACTCCGTGGTGGCTGAGGGGGCGATCGCTCTGGATCAGGTTCGGGTGGCGGCGGCGGCTCTCCCGGAGGCTGAGACTCAGGTGGATGGGGTGATTCGCTTCAATCAAGAGGCGATCGTGGTTGATGAGTTACTGGCTCAGGTCGCGGAGGGTGAGTTTCGTCTGGCGGGGGTGTTACCCCTGTTAACCCCTGATCCAGAGATAGAGCGTCCCCTTACGTTAACGGTAGATCAGGGGGCGATCGCCCTCGATGGTCTCTATAACGGGCAGTTAGATGGCCAGATTACGCTGACGGGAACCGCCCTCACTCCTGTCATTTCTGGAGGAGTTGAGGTCTCTCGGGGACGGGTTTTAGTGCCGACTCGGGAGTTTGCTGGGAAGCAACCTACCCCTAATCCCTCCCAGGGGCAACCCACCCCTAACCCCTCCCAGGAGGGGAGTGTTGCGGTGACTACTCCGGGAACGTCACCGCTCATTACGCCCGTCTTGGATCGCTTTCGTATTGTTCTCGGGGAACGCCTCAATATTGTCAACCCGATTCCCAGTTTTAATGTACGGGTGACGGGAGATCTATTAGTGAGTGGGGTAGTGGATGGCAATTTGGAGAATTTACGTCCTCAGGGGGTTATATCGGTGGAACGGGGACAATTGGATCTGCTGAGTAATCTCTTTTTTATTACCCCAGGCCGTCCGCAAACGGTGGAGTTTATTGCTGAGGAGGGCCTGTTGAATCCACGGCTAGATCTTCAGATGTCCACTCTGGTCTCCGAGGAACGCCGCAACCCAATTGCCGATCGCGATCGTGATAGTAACGAAGTCCCCGATACAACAATTTTGCCCCTACGCCAGTCTCGTCAACTGTTGGTGAATGTCACCATTCAGGCCATGGCTCAAGATCTGCTCAACGCGATATTGGCGGAATCGGCGGAGGTGGTTCAGGTGGAGGGATTTCAACGCAATGATGCCTTATTAGAAACCGTACAGTTGAGTAGTGTTCCCAGCCGCAGTGAGAATGAGTTAGTCTCGTTGCTAGGGGGACAAGTGCTGACGACGATTGATGAGATTGCTGGACTGCGAGGAACGGAGGTGTTTGAATATGCGTTGCTTCGCTTTGTCTTGGAACCCCAGTTAACGGGAATCTTGGTGGATATTGACCGAGTAGCCAATCAGGCGGGAGATGCGATCGGCTTAGATCGGCTGAGTGTGTTTCCCATTGGTCAAATTGAGGCGATTTATGAACTCAATGACCGATCACTGTTGGGGTTAACCTATGACTATGGTCTCAGCGGCTTTTTACTACAAGGGGGACAAACTGACGGGGATACCCCTGGCTTTAGTTCTATTGAGTTACGCTATGAATTACGGTTTTAA
- a CDS encoding ATP-grasp domain-containing protein yields the protein MVVEWWNTNRQMDLLEYQAKELFRETGIPVLPSQKIRCPQDLKGLKIPYPIVLKSQVRAGGRGKAGGIRFATNTIDAIAAAQAIFNLPIQGELPDVLLAEAKYNASQEFYLAILLDRTARRPVLLGSPYGGVEVTFTQDKMQRVVVDEEFSPFYARRLALKMGLTGEAIEAVSTVIKRMYRLFVQQDLDLVEINPLGIRHNGEVMALDGKVTVNNEALNRHHHLTRLLQERNLEEPVYSGVFPSHDFVELDGKLGILCNGAGLTMATFDLVCEAKGKPANFLNLGSEQTWYGMDDDPLERLRLGLEAVTTSPNVSVVLVNLIAGVTLCQDIARTLVEFSEQIDRPCKWIVRLVGGDVVAAEKTLKQANLTSVKSLDEAVSLAVKAV from the coding sequence ATGGTAGTTGAGTGGTGGAACACAAATCGCCAAATGGATCTTCTAGAGTATCAAGCCAAAGAGCTGTTCCGCGAAACGGGCATCCCCGTCTTGCCCTCGCAAAAAATTCGTTGCCCCCAGGATCTCAAGGGGCTGAAAATCCCCTATCCGATTGTTCTCAAGTCCCAAGTCCGGGCTGGAGGACGCGGGAAAGCGGGAGGGATTCGTTTTGCGACCAATACCATTGATGCGATCGCCGCCGCCCAAGCGATTTTTAATTTACCTATTCAGGGGGAATTGCCAGATGTGCTTCTGGCAGAAGCTAAATATAATGCCTCTCAGGAGTTCTATTTAGCGATTCTACTCGATCGCACCGCCCGCCGACCGGTGTTGCTGGGGTCTCCCTATGGGGGGGTGGAGGTGACCTTTACCCAGGATAAAATGCAGCGGGTGGTGGTGGATGAGGAGTTTTCTCCCTTCTATGCCCGTCGCCTGGCCCTCAAGATGGGCTTAACGGGGGAGGCGATTGAGGCGGTTAGTACGGTCATCAAGCGGATGTATCGCTTGTTTGTGCAACAGGATTTGGACTTAGTGGAAATTAACCCCCTAGGGATTCGCCACAATGGTGAAGTCATGGCCCTAGATGGGAAAGTCACGGTCAACAATGAAGCCCTCAATCGCCATCATCACCTGACTCGGCTACTACAAGAACGCAACTTGGAGGAACCGGTCTATTCTGGGGTTTTTCCCAGCCATGATTTTGTCGAACTCGATGGCAAATTGGGGATTCTCTGCAATGGGGCCGGGTTGACCATGGCCACCTTTGATTTAGTCTGTGAAGCCAAAGGCAAACCAGCGAATTTCCTTAATTTGGGCAGTGAACAAACCTGGTATGGAATGGATGACGACCCCTTAGAACGCTTACGGCTAGGGTTAGAGGCGGTCACCACATCTCCTAACGTCTCGGTGGTATTGGTAAATCTCATTGCCGGAGTGACCCTCTGCCAAGATATTGCTAGAACTCTGGTGGAGTTTAGTGAACAGATCGATCGCCCCTGTAAGTGGATTGTTCGCCTGGTAGGGGGGGATGTAGTGGCCGCTGAGAAAACGCTCAAGCAGGCCAACCTCACCAGCGTCAAAAGTCTCGATGAGGCCGTCTCCCTTGCTGTCAAAGCCGTATAA